The genome window AGTGGTTTTTATTTGCTTTTTTGTTCAGCCTCACCCACTAACCTTTCTTTTCATATTGAAATTAGATAACGGAGAGAAATATTAGTAAACTTATAAAAAGACAAAACACTTTCAAATTAAAAAAGTATAAATTGGAACTATCTTGTTTAATAAATTAATTGGTATAAGGATGCTTTCTAATTATTTTAACAGCCTCTCCATTTGTTTTTTCTGTACTTTAGCTAATGCTAATAAGGTGAATTGATCAAGCTTTAATTGTTCTATAATGCCGTTCGCTTCTTCCCATGCTAGGTTATACTGTTGTTTCGTGATTGAATTTTCTTTATATGCATTTTCCAGCTCCTCTTCATCCAGTAAATAAATTTCGTTAGATGGAAGCATTACAATATCTAAAAACAAATCATCCATCCAAGGAACATTTTTCTCTATTCCAATTTCCAGACAAATATCAATATACCACTGCACAATATCACCATTTGCATTAAACATAGTAGTGACAGAATGATGTTTATATAAGGGAAACTGATGAAGCCACATATAGCCATCATCAAGGATACACACAGCTTTCTGATCATACCTTTTTGTTACTGATTCCACTACCTTTATTGAATGAAAGAGCGCCAAATATCCTGTAAACTCTTCTGTCTTCATAAACGTTTGAGCATATTGCTTTTCTACTATCCGTTTCCAGTTTTTATGGTTACCAAATTTTCTTTTTACCTGCATATACACCCATCCTATTCAACATGATATCTGAAACCAATCTGTCTCTTTCGGAAAATCATCTCTACTTAACGTAGTCTAGGCTTTTTTTGTCCTTTACATAGGGTACATTTTAGACTATGGAAGATTGTACTTATGTACATTGCCATAGAATTCTTGTGGACTTCCCGTTGTTTTTTCACTTGTAACCTTACATAATTAAAACAAGAAATATGGTCAAGGCATTTTAGCAAAAAAATATACTGATACGAAACCTAACTGTAATTTATTATCTCTATAAACATCATAAAGTAAAACTATTAGAAGAAATACTAGATAATGCGGCTCTTGATATATTTATTAATATGATTTTAGAATTTTAATTTCTCGTGATTAATTCTTAAGAAAATTAAATCATTCAACCAGAATATTACACTACTAGAGATGATCATATAGTAAAAATTTTGGTCTAAGTAAAATTTGGGATTTAGATCGGTAGCAATCGGAAAGAAAATCAAATTAACTATAAAACCTACTATAAAAAATAATACAAAATTTTTAATATAGGAATTATTTAGGGACTTTCTAAAGAAAAACTGAATTGGCGCTCCTATTACTAGATAGATTAAACTAAAAATAGTAAAAAATAACATGAATGAAGCTAAATCAAAAGAGTCGAAAAAGGAAAATGGAACCGAGTTAATAAAGTAAAACAAAAAAAAAGCAAGAAAAAAAGCTGAAGAAACAGAACAAATTAATAGCCTGATAAAAAAGTTGTTTGTTAATTTCATGATAAACATAGCACCCTCCTAATTCCAATATTAGTAAACTTTACCAATATATAGTATATATATATATATATATATATATATATATATGTGTGTATATTATTATAATTAATTATAATATTACTACTATATATAAATAGGTTTGTGATGAAAATTTTTAAAAATAACGGGAGGAAAAAAATGTATAAAAAAAGATTATTTTCACTTCAATTATAGCCTTAGGATTTACTATGTCTCTCTTGATTATTAGCGCAGACGCAGATATAACTGTTAGAACAAATAGGTGAACTTAGAGTTAAGCCCTAAAGAGAACGAATACTATAAAATATAAAATGACAATCGCGCCCGTTAGTAGAACAGTGATACTAACAAATTATATAAAGAGTGAACAATAATTACTGACCAAAGTGAGTTACTCTTTTTATATATAAATCCCAATATAATACCTAAAACAAAGGTCGTTGTTATGCCATTTAAAAGATATGAAAACTCGAATAGGTCTTTATAAAACCAAATCGGGAAATGAATTGATACAAAGAGCAAAGCTGTAATTGTGTTTGCTATCCAGAATTTATAAGAATCCATTAATTTTCTTAGTAAAAAACCTCTAAACACAATTTCTTCAGTAATTCCCACCAACAGAACTATATTAAGCCACTCATGCAACCCCATTTGAAAATCAATATTACTTTTTAAAACGATAAAATTTAAAATTACAAAATAAGATATGAAAACTAAAGACACCCAACATACCCATTTTAACCCCTTTTTAAAATTGTAACGTAAGCCTAAATAGGATAACGGATTATGTTTCTCCATAACTTTAACCAAAAATATAACAGGAGTGACCCAAATGGCTATTTTGATAACTGCTGATGTTATAGCCCTTGGTATGGACTCCATCATGTCTAAGTATTGGACTAACCATAATTCTCTCACACACCAAAGAACAAAAAAGATAATGAAAAATACCCAAATATAATTTTTATTTGTTTTTACTAAAATTTGTGACTCCCCCTTTTTTTATACAACAATCTGGCCCGATTGCGGAACAAAGAACTACTATACAAAATAGATATTTTTATCAAACTTTATTTTAAATAATCGAACTTTGTTTTAAATGATCAATCTTTTTATAAACCTACAAAAAGAAACATTCTTTATTAATTAATAATAATACCAGTACATACGATAAAAAGAATCTATTTAATTATCAATTTAGGAAGGATAGGTACACTTCTTTCCTCCTTTTTTTTATTTAGATTGCGACATAGTATATTTTTATTCTTATATCATAATAAGTTAAATTTAATATCAAATGAACATAATCAAAATTTTCTGTATACTCAGAAAAATAGGTGTGTTATCCTTAAAATGGAATCAAAATACCAAAAATCATGTGGGAGGTAATATAGTGAAAATAATAAAATCCGGAATATTAGCAGTTTTGTTACTTCTATTCACTAATACTGGTATAGGAAATGCAGAAGAGTACCAGGGTGGTGGTTTTTCTGAGAATGAGATAATTAAAGAAGGATCAAATGAAATTATTAGTGATTTAGAAGTTGAAGATAGACCTAACAATCTGAGTAGCCCTGATGCTGCAATTTCTTTAGGACCACCTAGTTGTAATAGAACTCATTCACATAATGTTGCCACTGTAACAATGCAAGTTAAAAATCTCACAGGTAGTTATAGATCTTTAATGTGGGGGTTTCATTTAACTTCTTCAGCTAGATCATTTTTGGGTCCAATTGTAGTAGTTAAAATGCCCTCTGCAGCAGTAAACGGTAAAGCTATAAACACACCATATGAACCTCATTCCGAAGGAGCATCATATAATTTTCATGGAAGCATGAAAAATTATCAAATTAAGGGTCAAAGTTATCCACTCAAAAAAGGTGATATAGTTAATCTTTCTTGGCATATAACGGGTACAAATCCGGAAAGATATGGTTATCGATATTTAACTTGCAAAATGCCCTAAAGAATAAACCGAAACATAAGAAATAAAGAAATGAGGTTGTAAATGATGGAGATAGAATGGAAAAAAGAAAGTATTATTTTTGAAACTTTAAGAGAATCAGAGGTATGGGCTGATTCTATAGCAAACGAAATACATGGTAGAACAATAAATGGGTATATTACACCAGATTATAAAATAGCATATGCTCTTTCATTTTTCCTAGCTTCTAATCCTGATTATGTTGTTCATACAGAAAA of Niallia circulans contains these proteins:
- a CDS encoding DUF402 domain-containing protein, translated to MQVKRKFGNHKNWKRIVEKQYAQTFMKTEEFTGYLALFHSIKVVESVTKRYDQKAVCILDDGYMWLHQFPLYKHHSVTTMFNANGDIVQWYIDICLEIGIEKNVPWMDDLFLDIVMLPSNEIYLLDEEELENAYKENSITKQQYNLAWEEANGIIEQLKLDQFTLLALAKVQKKQMERLLK
- a CDS encoding CPBP family intramembrane glutamic endopeptidase → MRELWLVQYLDMMESIPRAITSAVIKIAIWVTPVIFLVKVMEKHNPLSYLGLRYNFKKGLKWVCWVSLVFISYFVILNFIVLKSNIDFQMGLHEWLNIVLLVGITEEIVFRGFLLRKLMDSYKFWIANTITALLFVSIHFPIWFYKDLFEFSYLLNGITTTFVLGIILGFIYKKSNSLWSVIIVHSLYNLLVSLFY